One genomic region from Leguminivora glycinivorella isolate SPB_JAAS2020 chromosome 8, LegGlyc_1.1, whole genome shotgun sequence encodes:
- the LOC125229211 gene encoding LOW QUALITY PROTEIN: acetylcholinesterase-like (The sequence of the model RefSeq protein was modified relative to this genomic sequence to represent the inferred CDS: inserted 2 bases in 1 codon), translated as MFPYIMMFVGHFILHCLLITQKLSQASISDIRKITLDRRPIVHTPVGSFRGIQAQDGNYSMFLGIPYAKVDPENVFGPSIPQKFQDIFEAVDDTSRCPQIEEFIEKFAGNLECLHVNIHVPNSASTHNHLPVMIYIHGGRLLFGLGGRDLYGPRFLVRYDIIFVSLNYRLGPYGFMCLNNSEVPGNQGLKDQVQALRWIXKNIRYFGGDDSKITLFGNSAGGESVGWHQYFLQEPFYNRVIMQSGAALTPVFKEDADTIAPLKLAKQLNYTTNDIHKALSFLNTQEPRDVIAATRDSGVHFGPCVEKKFEKTDNYITNYPDVMKTVTRRDVDVLLGVNSDEALVTIISVKTEIFERIDYVSWLLNYEFDLKNQVKLSDDITNIVRLFYYGDDVSLANNRRPEINIYSDFMFYRPMFRTVRKYLKNGMNNTYFYMFSYVGERNVFKYLNKIPFEKGGAAHADELGYLFDIPSIKERKRDEEMLIVDIMTELWTNFAKYGNPTPKPSKLVPLQWPRVSHDKLPYLEIDTELRLGSRPFHERMSFLDLLYKHIGRYHRLISKLRLNNETKS; from the exons ATGTTTCCTTACATTATGATGTTTGTTGGCCACTTCATTTTGCATTGTCTACTAATTACTCAGAAATTATCACAAGCTTCAATTTCAG ACATTAGAAAAATCACTTTGGACCGAAGGCCCATCGTGCATACTCCCGTCGGCAGCTTCCGAGGTATTCAGGCTCAAGATGGGAACTACTCTATGTTCCTGGGTATCCCGTATGCAAAAGTTGACCCGGAAAACGTTTTTGGT CCTTCAATTCCACAAAAATTTCAAGACATTTTTGAAGCCGTCGACGACACGTCAAGGTGTCCGCAAATTGAAGAATTTATCGAAAAGTTTGCTGGGAACTTGGAGTGTCTTCACGTAAACATTCATGTGCCGAACAGCGCTAGTACACACAATCACTTGCCTGTTATGATCTACATACACGGTGGCCGACTCTTATTTGGATTGGGAGGCAGAGACCTCTACGGACCAAGGTTTTTGGTCAGATATGACATCATTTTCGTTTCATTAAACTATCGACTTGGTCCATACGGTTTTATGTGTCTAAATAATTCTGAAGTACCAGGGAATCAGGGATTGAAAGATCAAGTACAAGCATTACgttggat aaaaaatatacgatATTTTGGCGGAGATGACTCTAAAATCACTCTATTCGGAAATAGTGCAGGTGGCGAGTCTGTGGGTTGGCATCAGTATTTTCTACAAGAACCATTTTACAATAGAGTGATTATGCAAAGTGGTGCTGCGTTAACTCCTGTGTTTAAAGAAGATGCTGATACGATAGCTCCTTTAAAATTAGCAAAACAATTGAATTATACAACTAATGATATACACAAAGCtttatcatttttaaatacacaGGAGCCACGCGACGTTATTGCAGCAACACGTGATTCTGGTGTACATTTTGGACCGTGCGTCGAAAAGAAATTCGAGAAAACTGATAACTATATAACGAATTATCCAGACGTTATGAAGACAGTTACTCGTAGAGATGTAGATGTATTATTGGGTGTTAACAGCGATGAAGCCCTTGTTACGATAATCAGTGTTAAAACAGAAATATTTGAACGTATAGATTACGTATCATGGCTTCTTAATTATGAATTCGATTTGAAAAACCAAGTCAAGCTTTCAGACGATATAACCAATATTGTACGATTGTTTTATTATGGTGATGATGTTTCACTTGCAAATAATAGGAGAccagaaataaatatatatagtgaTTTTATGTTTTACAGACCGATGTTTAGAACTgtaagaaaatatttgaaaaacggCATGAATAATACGTACTTCTACATGTTTTCATATGTCGGTGaaagaaatgtttttaaatatctGAACAAAATACCATTTGAAAAAGGTGGTGCTGCCCACGCTGACGAGCTGGGATATTTGTTCGACATTCCTTCTATCAAAGAAAGAAAGCGTGATGAAGAGATGCTTATTGTAGATATAATGACCGAACTTTGGACCAATTTTGCGAAATATGG AAATCCAACCCCGAAACCATCCAAGTTGGTCCCTCTGCAATGGCCGCGCGTGTCGCATGACAAGCTGCCATATTTGGAGATCGACACTGAACTACGTCTAGGGTCCAGGCCGTTTCACGAGCGGATGAGCTTTCTAGACCTTCTATACAAACATATAGGACGGTATCATAGATTAATAAGCAAATTAAGACTGAACAATGAAACAAAGAGTTGA